A stretch of DNA from Aspergillus flavus chromosome 3, complete sequence:
ACGGCAGAGGCcgcaagaaggaagatgagaacGATGCATTAATGCGCCTGGTTAGTATATGGCCTAGCTTAAGCGGTCATTTTCCCGTTAATACAATGATTTTCTAACAGTGGCAATAGCCCGATAAGGAGATTGCAGGATGCATTAACGATATCGGCATACCCTTCACGGCTGCAGACCTTATCAAGCCGAATCCCCAACAAATCCAAATGGTATTCGAATGGTTCGCTGAGCTTCTCATGAACATCACCCATGAAGCTGTAGAGCCTGCAATGCGCGCAGCAGCAGATGATGTTGGCGGCGACTTTCCCGATATTGTTCCTACTGATACACGGAACCTCATGGGATTCTTCGTCAGCCTAAGAAAGCTTATGATGGAAGTGGGTGAAGTCTTTGCCAGCATTGtcattatctatctatccagCGACCGGAGCTAACTCGTTCCACAAAATAGTGCGGGGTGAATGATTTTACCTTCACAGACCTAACAAAGCCTACGCACGATCGCTTGGTCAAAATATTCTCATATCTTATCAACTTTGTTCGATTCCGCGAGTCTCAGACGCCCGTCATCGATGAGCATTTCAACAAGTCGGAGAAGACCAAGGCACGGATCGATACCTTATATGCAGAGAACCAGGAGATGGAGCAACGCCTGGAAGAAATGCGCCGGAATCTACGGGCTAACGAAGCACAAGTAAAGGAGAAAGTCAGGAGAAATGACGAATTAAAGGCGCGACTACTTGAATTGAGACGAAACCAGGAGCGGGTTGCTGAGACATTGGAACGAGTCAAGGCAGATAAAACCAGACGGCAAACGCAGCTAGAGGAGAAGACCGAGAAAGTCGTGCGTACCCGACAAGAGGTTGAGAAGCTCCGCCCATATGCCATGGAAAGTCCAGTCAGTCTTCAAGCCTCTCTGACCGAGCTGTCGGAGAACCTACTACGCGAGAAGGCTCAAATTGATGCAATGGAGAAAAGGGCGAGAGCGCTCCAAACTTCGTCAGACACGTTCACTGTCGTCAGCAATGATGTCCAGGCTTGCGTCAAACTTCTCGAAGATATCTCAGTGGAGTTgcaaaaggaggaggatgaagaatcaCGAGCATCCCGGAACAAGGAAGCGATCTCGGAAAGAGGCAATAGCGTCAGAGAGGTGGAGCAGACTGAAAAATTGCTACAGCGGCAGCTAGCAAGGTGGAATGAGAGGATTGAAACTCTGCGGAAGAACGCGcaagaaaaggcagaggCGGCCCAGGCCCGGATGGAGGAACTTCGGGAGGTTCAGAAACAGCTTCGTGAAGAGCGCGCAGAAAAGCAGCGTGatatggagagaaggaggattaGAATTGAGCAAACTGAGAAAAAGGTATGATCTCAGCCCTTCGTGATCGTTCAGATGACTAACTCGCATCAGATGGTGGACCTCAAGGAAAACATTGAAAGCGAGATTCAGAGTGCCCATGATGAATATTTGAGGCTGGAATCGCATATCAAACTTTACATAACTGAAATGGAAAAGTGTATATGAGTCACGGAGTCATCTTGTTTGGTTTTTAGGAGTTATATGGTCGACTCTAGGATACCCGGTTGGTTGCGGTTTTACACTGGAAGAACGATAGTACATAATTTCATAACACATCATTATTTTGATCCATTCCTTGACCCATTGACGCTAGACTCTTTCATATATGCATGGTATCTGTGGCAGGGCGGCTTGATTCGTTGAATTCGAACCATCGTTGGGCGACTCTGTTCACAGGCACACTCCGTCCTAGCCAAGCACTTTCCCCCCTTCGCACTGAACTGTTCAGCAATGGGACATTAGTGCACCATAATACCTCGCCGCGTTCATCGTCATTGTGGTTTGCAGCATTTCGACATTCGCAAAGCACAAGATCCATTCCCTCCCTAGAGGCAGCCTCAACCGCATTCGCAAATGTCCTAGATAATCCCTGAGCAGAGAACTCCGAAGTTTGCAGATGCAAAGCTACTAGATCAAGAATCGCCATCAAAGGATTCCgtatcttttgttcttcggCGACAGGTCCTTGCATGAGGTCGCCAGATAAAGGTAGCACAGAGAGATAAGCTCTAAGATTCTCTAATGTCGGGCAGTAGACTACCTTGATTCTGTTTGAATTTGAGAGTAGTCCGATGGTTTTTGTAAGAATTGGATGGCTCTCCGCAGTTTCTCTTGAATGGGCGCGTGTGATTGCGAGCAATTGCTTGAGAAAAGCATCTCGAGTTGAGCAAATGATTAAAACTGTTCGGCTGGCGTCGTGATCGAGGATGTATTGTATAAAGTCTGTCACCCAGTTGCCAAGATATATTTGGCGGGCTGATATCATGGCTGTAATGATTTTCCGAATGAAAGGCTAACCGTAGCTGATCGGCTGAAGAATGTCGTCATGGTTTAAAGAGACAAGGATTTCATTTAAGCACTTTAAGCAAGGACATGTTTAATAGTGTTAATTGGAACGTCGCGTGCCGGCAAGTTGAATTGGGGAGTTGCGGGGAGACGGGCAGCAGTTCATTTAATTAGTAGTTCCATTTGGTGCTATCGTCACCTGCCCACTCTCCGCCGCAAACTCTCAACTCTTCCTacccccttctctttctcaggaACATTACACCCCCTCCAAACCAAGTATTCAGTGTGCGCCCCAAAGAGGGCTCTGGGGTCAACATGGAGACTATCTCCCGGATATCGTCGATGCTGGAAACAGGTAATAGAAACGCTATTATTGTTCCATGATAGATCCCGCCGAATTAGGTAGCTGACTGTTTGTAGCTCGAGAGCTCACTCTTGAAGCAGCTCAGTCCGCAGCAATGACCAGAGGCTCCAGTACAGGCCTTACCTCCCGCAACGTAACCACCGCACACATCAAAAAGTTACTCGATAGCCGTCATGATCGAGAAGTCCTGGATGGCATGCGTAGGGTGATCACGGTATGAAAGAGTCCCGGTTTGACTGACTCAGTGCTTTGACTGACATTACCTTGGTTCTGTTAATTAGTTGATGTATCGCTCCGAgccttcccttcctttcttctccgcaGTCGTAAAGAACGTCGCAAATGCGAATGTCGAGGTCAAGAAGCTTGTTTATATCTACCTGGTTCACCATGCCGAGGCCGAGCCCGACCTTGCGCTGCTGTCCATCAACACGATCCAGAAATCGCTTACGGATCAAAGCCCCCAGGTGCGAGCCATGGCGCTCCGCACAATGTCTGGTATCAGAGTGCCGGTGATCAGCCAGATCGTTTCCCTTGCAATTAAGCGTGGTTGCGGCGACATGAGCCCGCATGTCCGCAAAGCAGCTGCATTGGCCATTCCGAAGTGCTATCGCCTGGACCCGAACACTCTGCCACAATTAATAGGCTACCTTTCTACG
This window harbors:
- a CDS encoding putative kinetochore protein nuf2 (Ndc80 complex component Nuf2, putative); translation: MAYNHRMSQQFRGSQQHHGRGRKKEDENDALMRLPDKEIAGCINDIGIPFTAADLIKPNPQQIQMVFEWFAELLMNITHEAVEPAMRAAADDVGGDFPDIVPTDTRNLMGFFVSLRKLMMECGVNDFTFTDLTKPTHDRLVKIFSYLINFVRFRESQTPVIDEHFNKSEKTKARIDTLYAENQEMEQRLEEMRRNLRANEAQVKEKVRRNDELKARLLELRRNQERVAETLERVKADKTRRQTQLEEKTEKVVRTRQEVEKLRPYAMESPVSLQASLTELSENLLREKAQIDAMEKRARALQTSSDTFTVVSNDVQACVKLLEDISVELQKEEDEESRASRNKEAISERGNSVREVEQTEKLLQRQLARWNERIETLRKNAQEKAEAAQARMEELREVQKQLREERAEKQRDMERRRIRIEQTEKKMVDLKENIESEIQSAHDEYLRLESHIKLYITEMEKCI